In a single window of the Mucilaginibacter defluvii genome:
- a CDS encoding DUF885 family protein, whose product MDKPLRKRTLIRKYKKYLNKEGKAHIALWVLLALAGNAHGQSQPPGILFDQSSELAGPIIQYEQDIDAVRDFYLPYEVNERSEYQYKVYVLNSPEQRRRLMQIDSAYLADLKKTDFKSLSIYGQADYLMLKKEIAKHVKSLTDENARYNQVMMYLSFADDIYLLEKKRRRGEYVNGEEIAKVFDRLSAKIAADSAKLNNVKSLDKPLANTLSDAASALKARLKSFFDFYNTYDPAFTWWVPLPFKKISGQLNSFSEVATSKGTINTIQKDDGSGIKGKPIGRDALIAQLNEEFIPYTPEELIELANKEFAWCDKEMLKASREMGFGDDWKKALEKVKNSYVPLGHQPELIVKLYNDAIDFIKARDLITVPPLAEETWGMVMMSPKRQLVNPFFTGGKEISISYPTNSMAYDDRLMSMRGNNPYFSRGTVQHELIPGHNLQYFMNSRYKPYRHEFSTPFSVEGWALYWEMLLWDQGFAQKPEERVGMLFWRMHRCARIIFSMSYHLNRWTPQQCIDFLVDRVGHERANATGEVRRSFEGGYSPLYQVAYLLGGLQYMALKREMVDSGKMTYKQFHDAAIKENLIPVEMLRAILTKQPLTAGFETSWRFYKLK is encoded by the coding sequence GGCTGGTAATGCCCATGGGCAAAGCCAGCCACCCGGCATACTTTTCGATCAATCAAGCGAACTTGCCGGGCCAATAATTCAATATGAGCAGGACATTGACGCCGTACGCGACTTTTATCTGCCTTATGAGGTAAACGAGCGGAGTGAATACCAATACAAAGTTTACGTACTTAACTCGCCTGAGCAACGCCGCCGTTTGATGCAAATAGATAGCGCTTACCTTGCTGATCTGAAAAAAACAGATTTTAAAAGCTTAAGTATTTATGGCCAGGCCGATTACCTGATGCTAAAAAAGGAGATCGCGAAACATGTAAAAAGCCTTACAGACGAAAACGCCAGGTACAATCAGGTAATGATGTACCTGAGTTTTGCAGATGATATTTACCTGCTTGAAAAAAAACGCCGGCGTGGCGAATATGTTAATGGGGAAGAAATTGCTAAGGTGTTCGACCGGCTTTCAGCAAAAATAGCTGCTGATTCGGCAAAGCTGAACAACGTTAAAAGTTTAGATAAGCCGTTAGCCAATACACTGAGCGATGCGGCATCGGCTTTAAAAGCCCGTTTAAAAAGTTTCTTTGATTTTTATAACACGTACGACCCGGCTTTTACCTGGTGGGTACCTTTGCCATTTAAAAAAATCAGCGGCCAGTTAAACAGTTTCTCAGAGGTTGCCACATCAAAAGGAACGATTAACACCATTCAAAAAGACGATGGAAGTGGCATAAAAGGTAAACCCATCGGTCGCGACGCACTGATAGCTCAACTTAACGAAGAATTTATTCCGTACACGCCTGAAGAACTTATTGAACTGGCCAACAAAGAGTTTGCCTGGTGCGATAAAGAAATGCTCAAGGCATCACGCGAGATGGGTTTTGGCGATGATTGGAAAAAAGCCCTGGAGAAAGTAAAGAACAGCTATGTGCCATTAGGCCATCAACCTGAACTGATCGTTAAATTGTATAATGACGCTATTGACTTTATCAAAGCCCGCGACCTGATCACCGTACCGCCTTTGGCTGAGGAAACCTGGGGCATGGTCATGATGTCTCCCAAACGGCAGTTGGTAAATCCGTTCTTCACCGGCGGCAAAGAGATCAGTATATCCTATCCAACAAACAGCATGGCTTATGATGATAGGTTAATGAGTATGCGCGGCAACAACCCTTACTTTTCACGTGGTACTGTTCAACATGAGTTAATACCAGGCCATAACCTGCAATACTTTATGAACAGCAGGTACAAGCCATACAGGCACGAATTTTCGACACCTTTTTCTGTTGAGGGCTGGGCTTTGTATTGGGAAATGCTGCTTTGGGATCAGGGGTTTGCACAAAAGCCTGAAGAACGTGTAGGTATGCTGTTTTGGCGGATGCACCGCTGCGCGCGCATTATTTTCTCCATGAGCTACCACCTTAACCGCTGGACACCGCAGCAATGTATTGACTTTTTGGTTGACCGCGTAGGGCATGAGCGCGCTAATGCCACAGGAGAGGTGAGAAGATCATTCGAAGGTGGATATAGCCCGCTCTATCAGGTAGCTTATTTATTAGGCGGTTTACAGTACATGGCCTTAAAACGCGAAATGGTTGATAGCGGTAAAATGACCTATAAGCAGTTTCATGACGCGGCAATAAAAGAAAATCTGATACCTGTTGAAATGCTCAGGGCTATACTTACCAAGCAACCTTTAACAGCTGGTTTTGAAACCAGCTGGCGCTTTTACAAACTTAAATAA